The following proteins are co-located in the Solanum pennellii chromosome 8, SPENNV200 genome:
- the LOC107027231 gene encoding uncharacterized protein LOC107027231 isoform X8, producing MLQSFKIVAPVPHVKHIQSLTHQMAVQATTALSIFALEITMMINQRYKARGFGFQLKEVQLLVQSNTLTQEGKEMGYVLYTYRS from the exons ATGCTCCAAAGCTTTAAG ATTGTTGCACCAGTTCCTCATGTAAAACACATTCAATCTCTCACACATCAAATGGCGGTTCAAGCCACAACTGCACTATCCATATTTGCTCTAGAGATAACAAT GATGATCAACCAGAGGTACAAGGCTCGGGGTTTTGGGTTTCAGTTAAAAGAGGTGCAACTATTAGTCCAATCG AACACACTTACACAAGAGGGAAAGGAAATGGGTTATGTGCTCTACACATATAGAAGTTGA
- the LOC107027231 gene encoding uncharacterized protein LOC107027231 isoform X5: MLQSFKIVAPVPHVKHIQSLTHQMAVQATTALSIFALEITMMINQRYKARGFGFQLKEVQLLVQSRMKSEKEDKGRRSAQYLERADNETKG; this comes from the exons ATGCTCCAAAGCTTTAAG ATTGTTGCACCAGTTCCTCATGTAAAACACATTCAATCTCTCACACATCAAATGGCGGTTCAAGCCACAACTGCACTATCCATATTTGCTCTAGAGATAACAAT GATGATCAACCAGAGGTACAAGGCTCGGGGTTTTGGGTTTCAGTTAAAAGAGGTGCAACTATTAGTCCAATCG CGAATGAAGTCGGAGAAGGAAGACAAGGGAAGGAGGAGTGCTCAATATTTAG